The proteins below come from a single Natranaerofaba carboxydovora genomic window:
- a CDS encoding diguanylate cyclase, producing the protein MKKVMNYPKLFYLFIIVILIFVFTSYLIINNSNYTLASSSNGNDPTAATAAVLDLSSWQPGDSLISIDGEWEFYWNELLEPKDFASLQTTQEKSSENSHQKYINFPRAWNGILIDDHELEGTGYATYRLNLITDNTGTAGESNPLLGLKIPRVLTSYNIWVNDELIASAGTVGSNIQDSRPQYLPQVAFFEQRENNEIIIQVSNFSHRSGGVLESITLGSTEDIISLRNYNIAAEIFIFGSLLSMGLYQIFLFSFRRKELASLYFGLFCILVALRTVLVGEIFLIELFPDLDWELAHKLQTLSYYLGVPLIFMFFKSAFPENISTFFLRICQVMGVLFGLLVLFTSARVFTNYNMIYQVFTVVMIIYLTYALAKIISKQKEGANYIVIGALALFITTFHDAIFLSTWFSDQSNSIARSIITRGNLSSYGQLIFVFSHSLVLGKRFSNALIKEEEISNYRKELNENLEKQVKERTEELEEANKTLKQLSTIDPLTGISNRRHFDEVLNLEWRRVLRDKNPISLIFVDLDCFKYYNDYYGHSAGDTCLKMVAKVLKDSLNRASDLVARYGGEEFVVVLPNMAEDEALQVAEHLRKDIEKLKIEHISSPVYKYVTASFGVSTMIPDENLSPEDLINTADKALYMAKDEGRNRVRYVAIT; encoded by the coding sequence GTGAAAAAAGTTATGAATTATCCCAAGTTATTTTACTTATTTATAATAGTAATTCTTATATTTGTTTTCACAAGCTATCTAATTATTAATAATTCTAACTATACTTTGGCATCAAGCAGTAATGGTAATGACCCGACAGCAGCCACAGCTGCTGTCTTAGATTTGAGCAGCTGGCAACCAGGTGATAGTTTAATCTCTATAGACGGTGAGTGGGAATTTTATTGGAATGAGCTATTAGAGCCAAAAGATTTTGCTAGCTTACAAACAACTCAAGAAAAGAGTTCGGAGAATTCTCATCAAAAGTATATCAACTTTCCAAGAGCCTGGAATGGTATTTTGATAGATGACCATGAGCTAGAAGGCACAGGCTATGCCACATATAGACTTAATCTAATTACAGATAATACAGGAACTGCAGGCGAAAGCAACCCCCTCTTAGGCCTAAAGATTCCCAGAGTTTTAACTTCTTATAACATTTGGGTAAATGATGAGTTAATTGCATCTGCTGGTACTGTGGGTAGTAACATACAAGACAGTAGACCGCAATATCTTCCCCAGGTAGCTTTTTTTGAGCAAAGAGAAAACAACGAGATAATAATTCAGGTATCTAATTTTAGTCACCGTAGTGGAGGTGTCTTAGAAAGTATAACTCTTGGCAGTACTGAAGATATCATTTCTCTTAGAAATTATAATATAGCTGCAGAAATCTTTATCTTTGGAAGCTTATTAAGCATGGGACTTTATCAGATCTTTTTGTTTAGCTTTAGAAGAAAAGAATTAGCATCGTTATATTTTGGTCTTTTCTGTATTTTAGTTGCTTTGAGGACAGTTTTGGTGGGAGAGATATTTCTCATTGAGCTGTTTCCTGATTTGGACTGGGAGCTAGCCCATAAGCTTCAAACCCTTAGCTACTATCTTGGTGTGCCTTTGATTTTTATGTTTTTTAAGTCCGCTTTTCCTGAGAATATTTCAACTTTTTTCTTAAGAATATGTCAGGTTATGGGGGTGCTTTTTGGTCTTTTAGTACTTTTTACTTCTGCAAGAGTTTTTACTAACTACAATATGATATATCAAGTTTTCACCGTTGTAATGATTATTTACTTAACTTATGCCCTTGCAAAAATAATCTCCAAACAAAAAGAGGGAGCTAATTACATTGTTATTGGTGCACTTGCTTTATTTATAACTACTTTTCATGATGCAATTTTTTTGAGCACCTGGTTTAGTGATCAAAGTAATAGTATTGCAAGATCTATAATTACCAGGGGAAATTTATCTTCTTATGGACAACTTATTTTTGTATTTTCCCACTCTTTAGTTCTTGGCAAAAGGTTTTCCAATGCTTTGATCAAAGAAGAAGAAATATCAAATTACAGAAAAGAACTAAATGAAAATCTAGAAAAACAAGTAAAGGAAAGAACCGAAGAGCTAGAAGAGGCCAACAAAACCCTAAAGCAGCTTTCTACTATAGATCCTTTAACAGGTATTTCGAACCGCAGGCATTTTGACGAAGTTTTGAATTTAGAATGGCGAAGAGTTCTTCGAGACAAAAACCCTATTTCACTTATTTTCGTAGATCTTGACTGTTTTAAATATTACAATGACTATTATGGACACAGTGCAGGGGATACATGCCTTAAAATGGTAGCAAAAGTTCTAAAAGATTCGCTAAACAGAGCAAGTGATTTAGTAGCACGCTATGGAGGCGAAGAATTTGTAGTTGTTTTGCCGAATATGGCTGAAGATGAAGCTTTGCAGGTGGCAGAACATCTGAGGAAAGATATTGAGAAGCTAAAAATTGAACACATCAGCTCTCCAGTATATAAATATGTCACTGCAAGTTTTGGCGTGTCGACTATGATCCCAGACGAGAACCTTTCACCAGAAGATTTGATCAACACAGCAGACAAAGCATTATACATGGCCAAAGATGAAGGGCGAAACAGGGTGAGATATGTAGCTATAACTTAA
- a CDS encoding LDCC motif putative metal-binding protein, which translates to MKRFLDRLAKANEREFGKGRINYQKMYNSSARVVSELPSHEPTTPPSTSVIQAMKAADSINTPKCDICYLGEPSAQC; encoded by the coding sequence ATGAAAAGGTTTTTAGATAGGTTGGCAAAGGCGAATGAAAGGGAGTTTGGGAAAGGAAGAATTAATTATCAAAAAATGTACAACAGCAGTGCGAGAGTTGTTTCCGAGCTGCCAAGTCATGAACCTACAACCCCACCAAGTACTTCTGTTATTCAGGCAATGAAAGCTGCTGATTCAATCAACACTCCAAAGTGCGATATCTGCTACTTAGGCGAACCATCCGCCCAGTGTTAA
- a CDS encoding RNA polymerase sigma factor, with protein sequence MDDIAFIVEKCKDGDMDAFERLFMQFSDKAYRTAFLIIRNEKIAEDAVQEAFIKCFNRIHQLKDPDAFQTWLYRTLVRTCWDLVKKEKKYVPLDEGNIQVSKKVSDVDVFLTRDIIRKSMGKLKPSHRTALVLYYFNGLTTKEMSQVLGCSTAGAKTRLHRARKKLAYLLKNEGVNPYSEELGENYFEEGNINVR encoded by the coding sequence ATGGATGACATCGCATTTATTGTTGAAAAATGCAAAGATGGAGACATGGATGCTTTTGAAAGATTGTTTATGCAGTTTAGCGATAAAGCCTATAGGACAGCTTTTTTGATAATACGAAATGAAAAAATTGCAGAAGATGCAGTGCAGGAGGCGTTTATTAAATGTTTTAACAGAATTCATCAATTAAAAGATCCTGATGCCTTTCAGACCTGGTTATATAGAACTCTAGTTAGGACCTGCTGGGATTTGGTAAAAAAAGAAAAGAAATATGTGCCTTTGGATGAAGGAAACATTCAGGTTTCAAAAAAAGTTAGTGATGTAGATGTATTTCTCACTAGGGATATAATCCGCAAGTCCATGGGGAAACTAAAACCTTCTCATAGAACAGCTTTAGTCCTTTATTATTTTAATGGACTAACAACAAAAGAAATGTCACAGGTTCTTGGTTGTAGTACGGCAGGAGCTAAGACGAGACTACACCGAGCTCGTAAGAAACTTGCTTATCTACTTAAAAATGAAGGGGTGAACCCCTATAGTGAAGAACTGGGCGAAAATTATTTTGAGGAGGGGAATATTAATGTTAGATAA
- a CDS encoding desulfoferrodoxin, with the protein MAKLNEVYRCNICGNIVEVLQGGKGQLVCCGENMELLEENTKDASLEKHVPVKEVEGDKVTVTVGSAEHPMDDDHYITWIEVLVDDKVYRQNLKPGDKPVAVFNVSGSDIKARAYCNLHDLWST; encoded by the coding sequence TTGGCAAAGCTTAATGAAGTTTATAGGTGTAACATCTGCGGGAATATCGTTGAGGTATTACAGGGAGGTAAAGGTCAGTTGGTCTGCTGTGGCGAGAATATGGAACTTTTAGAAGAAAACACTAAAGATGCTTCACTAGAAAAGCATGTTCCTGTTAAAGAAGTTGAGGGAGATAAGGTTACTGTTACGGTAGGAAGTGCCGAGCATCCAATGGATGACGATCATTATATTACCTGGATAGAAGTCTTAGTAGATGACAAAGTATATAGACAAAACTTGAAGCCTGGAGACAAACCGGTAGCTGTATTCAATGTTTCAGGTAGCGATATTAAGGCAAGAGCATACTGTAACCTGCATGATCTTTGGAGCACGTAA
- a CDS encoding PAS domain S-box protein, whose product MSGEQINNNLKKFKAYIDEAPIGVFVVDREGNYIEVNKEACNMTGYSREELLNLTIKDVTAPETFAEGMEHFNELVETGRSERTFMAKRKDGSLFWEYMLAVKIDDSQYIGFARDITKQIQFEREINYQKTLFNGAIEAFKHSFLLIDIKDYSILLANKASGIKNKESITCHELTHDSEVPCSGDEHPCPVEIIKKTKEPTRVEHIHYDSKGRERLVEVLAYPVFNDDGELIQVIETVFDVTERKKAEKSLTMFRNALDSSGDSIFLISHPSLKILDVNETASYELGYGKEELLNLTPFDIKPYMSESELKKEFDEVINNIKNSNAAGKLKHGRSFETYHQRKDGSEFPVEVSIHLSETKTQESEYLFVASVRNITNRKEADKKLSEYIVETELKNMEIEELYNMLDEEVNKAKHIHKRMLLGDYSEVDSPKEVTLESHFYPAQSLGGDFYNFIKTDNNKFIIYLSDVSGHGLDGTIISVFVKETIESYVTLKPDDICPDKIMHHINRQYRKHNYPDDYFVCVFLAVLDLEKYELSYSSGGMQFSPMAKLGDGKKITLKSQGLPISSAIPKELISFSNEVITLTPGSTILFNTDGISEQVNSDGEAYEKKLNDVFYNYCDYPPELLKNAINKDFMEFNDGSLQGEDDITYVIMQIEPKDRKYYYWEINSSPQGIAEYNSVIFPRIQAYAKNSACFQGLLELVINAIEHGNKFHPDKKVHIEVIIADKYIYASVADEGDGFDWTEKIYCKKELNCEGERGRGIKMTRIMCEGLFYNTKGNKAYLILERYR is encoded by the coding sequence ATGTCTGGTGAACAAATTAACAATAACTTAAAGAAATTTAAAGCTTATATAGATGAAGCTCCGATTGGTGTATTTGTTGTGGATAGAGAAGGTAATTATATTGAAGTTAACAAAGAAGCTTGCAACATGACAGGCTACTCTAGAGAAGAACTTTTGAACCTGACAATAAAGGATGTAACTGCTCCTGAGACTTTTGCTGAGGGGATGGAGCATTTTAACGAGTTGGTAGAGACGGGTCGTTCGGAGAGAACTTTTATGGCAAAGCGAAAAGATGGGAGCCTTTTTTGGGAGTATATGTTAGCTGTTAAGATAGATGATAGCCAGTATATAGGTTTTGCAAGGGATATAACAAAGCAAATACAATTTGAAAGGGAAATAAATTATCAAAAAACATTATTTAATGGTGCAATAGAAGCTTTTAAACATTCGTTTTTGTTAATAGATATAAAAGATTATTCTATACTTCTTGCAAACAAAGCTTCAGGGATAAAAAATAAAGAGAGTATAACATGTCATGAATTAACTCACGATAGTGAAGTGCCCTGTAGTGGAGATGAGCACCCCTGTCCAGTAGAGATTATCAAAAAAACAAAAGAACCTACAAGAGTAGAACATATCCACTATGATAGCAAAGGAAGAGAACGCTTAGTTGAAGTACTTGCATATCCAGTGTTTAATGATGATGGTGAGTTAATACAAGTGATAGAAACGGTGTTTGATGTTACCGAGCGCAAAAAGGCAGAAAAGTCACTTACAATGTTTAGAAATGCTTTAGATAGCTCAGGGGATAGTATTTTCTTAATAAGTCACCCTTCCTTAAAAATTCTCGATGTAAATGAAACAGCCAGTTACGAACTTGGCTACGGTAAAGAAGAGCTACTTAATTTAACCCCATTTGATATAAAACCATATATGTCGGAGAGCGAATTGAAGAAAGAATTCGATGAAGTTATAAATAACATTAAAAATAGCAATGCAGCGGGTAAACTCAAGCACGGTCGAAGCTTTGAAACTTATCATCAAAGAAAAGATGGCAGTGAGTTCCCTGTAGAAGTATCCATACATCTATCTGAGACAAAAACACAGGAGAGTGAATATTTGTTTGTAGCTTCTGTTAGAAATATAACAAATAGAAAAGAAGCTGACAAAAAACTATCAGAATACATCGTAGAAACTGAACTAAAGAATATGGAGATTGAAGAACTCTATAATATGCTTGATGAAGAAGTTAATAAAGCTAAACATATTCACAAAAGGATGCTTTTGGGTGATTATTCTGAAGTAGACTCACCTAAAGAAGTGACCCTAGAAAGCCATTTTTACCCAGCTCAAAGTCTAGGTGGCGATTTTTATAATTTTATCAAAACAGATAACAACAAATTTATTATTTATCTATCAGATGTTTCTGGTCACGGCCTAGATGGAACTATAATAAGTGTTTTTGTAAAAGAAACAATTGAGAGTTATGTCACGTTAAAACCTGATGATATATGCCCTGATAAAATTATGCATCATATTAATAGGCAATACCGCAAACATAATTATCCTGATGACTATTTTGTCTGTGTTTTTTTGGCGGTATTAGATTTAGAAAAATATGAGTTAAGCTATAGTTCAGGTGGGATGCAATTCTCACCAATGGCAAAACTAGGAGATGGCAAAAAAATCACCTTGAAAAGCCAGGGGCTTCCAATATCTTCAGCAATTCCAAAAGAGTTGATAAGCTTTAGTAACGAGGTTATTACTTTAACACCTGGCTCCACAATACTATTTAACACTGATGGAATTTCAGAACAGGTAAATTCTGATGGTGAAGCTTACGAAAAAAAATTAAATGATGTTTTTTATAATTACTGTGATTATCCACCCGAGCTATTAAAAAACGCCATTAATAAAGATTTTATGGAGTTTAATGATGGTTCCCTTCAGGGTGAAGATGATATAACTTACGTTATTATGCAAATAGAACCAAAAGATAGAAAGTATTATTATTGGGAGATAAATAGCAGCCCTCAAGGGATAGCCGAATATAACTCTGTGATCTTTCCCCGAATTCAGGCTTATGCCAAAAACTCTGCCTGCTTTCAAGGGTTACTAGAACTAGTCATAAATGCTATCGAGCATGGGAACAAGTTTCATCCTGACAAAAAAGTTCATATAGAAGTGATAATCGCAGATAAATATATTTACGCTAGTGTTGCTGATGAAGGTGATGGCTTTGATTGGACAGAGAAAATCTACTGCAAAAAAGAATTAAACTGTGAAGGAGAAAGAGGTCGAGGGATAAAAATGACTCGGATAATGTGTGAAGGCTTGTTTTATAACACCAAAGGTAATAAAGCATATTTGATTTTGGAAAGATACAGATAA
- a CDS encoding methyl-accepting chemotaxis protein encodes MSFNIRGKLLFGFGLVLLLLFIISIVSYYMLSSVTEANEEAAESMETIVQSVETEVAHLSWTNELADTFILEEQFEGELDYTECTFGVWFYETIDSDEFEQTPQDFQEAFLALEEPHVNLHTSAEDIVQIYNEYGPDSEVGQENAREIYTNETQPALEEIRQNLNQLEEILYAQRDELNQSASRQESFAQTVIIIGSIASLIIGIGAAVMISRNISNPINALKNSIDKMANSDFSAEAIQETKKFYQRKDEIGLISKALDNMVYNISNLIKGINSQAEQVAASSEELTANSQETSKAANEVSKAIEDISEGASNQAYETEETSQKTEELGSFIEESQNYLTNLNKAIEEVDKLKAESTEVLQNLYEKTKESNEATSEIQEVINDTNESTKKIEEASGQVADIAEQTNLLALNASIEAARAGEYGEGFAVVADEIRKLAEQSNEYSDNIFKIVKDLSDKTTKAVSTMDTMSETFESQNASVKDTGEKFESISKSIEQTNELINQLNEVSNKMLDNKNVIVEKIQNLTAIAEENSSNTEESSASMEEQNASMEEISKASENLAELAQNMQEEISKFKL; translated from the coding sequence ATGAGTTTTAATATTAGAGGAAAGCTTCTATTTGGTTTCGGATTAGTTCTATTGCTACTTTTTATAATAAGCATAGTAAGTTATTATATGCTTTCAAGTGTTACTGAAGCTAATGAAGAAGCAGCAGAAAGTATGGAAACAATTGTTCAATCAGTAGAAACCGAGGTAGCCCATCTTTCTTGGACTAATGAGCTGGCTGATACGTTTATTCTAGAAGAACAATTTGAAGGTGAGCTAGATTATACCGAGTGTACTTTTGGAGTTTGGTTTTATGAGACAATTGATTCTGATGAGTTCGAGCAAACACCTCAAGATTTTCAAGAGGCTTTTTTAGCTTTGGAGGAACCTCATGTTAATTTGCACACCTCTGCCGAAGATATAGTGCAAATATACAATGAATATGGACCTGATTCTGAGGTAGGACAGGAGAATGCGAGGGAAATATATACTAATGAGACACAGCCAGCTCTTGAAGAGATAAGACAAAATTTAAATCAGCTAGAGGAAATTCTTTATGCCCAGAGGGATGAGCTTAATCAGTCGGCGAGTCGCCAGGAAAGCTTTGCCCAAACTGTAATTATTATTGGTTCTATAGCCTCTTTGATCATTGGTATAGGAGCTGCTGTTATGATAAGTAGAAATATTTCAAATCCAATAAATGCTTTGAAAAACTCTATTGATAAGATGGCTAACTCCGATTTTTCTGCAGAGGCGATTCAAGAAACAAAGAAATTTTATCAAAGAAAAGATGAAATTGGCTTAATCTCTAAAGCACTTGATAATATGGTCTACAATATATCAAATTTAATTAAAGGAATTAATAGTCAGGCAGAGCAAGTTGCAGCTTCTTCTGAAGAACTTACAGCAAATAGCCAGGAAACATCTAAGGCTGCAAATGAAGTATCAAAGGCAATAGAAGACATTTCTGAAGGAGCATCAAATCAAGCTTATGAAACAGAGGAAACCTCCCAAAAAACCGAAGAACTTGGTTCATTTATCGAAGAGAGCCAAAACTATTTAACAAATTTGAACAAAGCAATTGAAGAAGTTGATAAATTAAAAGCAGAGAGCACAGAAGTGCTACAAAACCTCTATGAAAAAACTAAAGAAAGTAATGAAGCTACAAGTGAAATACAAGAAGTTATAAACGATACCAATGAAAGCACCAAAAAAATAGAAGAGGCTAGTGGGCAGGTTGCTGATATAGCCGAACAAACCAACTTGCTTGCACTTAATGCTTCAATTGAAGCTGCCAGAGCAGGAGAATATGGTGAAGGCTTTGCAGTTGTAGCTGATGAAATTAGAAAATTAGCAGAACAGTCAAATGAGTATTCGGATAATATCTTCAAGATAGTTAAAGATCTCTCGGACAAAACAACTAAAGCCGTATCTACTATGGATACAATGAGTGAAACATTTGAGTCACAAAATGCAAGCGTAAAGGATACTGGAGAAAAGTTTGAAAGTATTTCAAAATCTATAGAACAAACCAATGAGTTAATCAATCAATTGAATGAAGTTAGCAACAAAATGTTAGATAATAAAAACGTAATTGTAGAAAAAATACAAAATTTAACTGCAATTGCAGAAGAAAACTCATCTAATACTGAAGAGTCATCTGCTTCTATGGAAGAGCAAAATGCTTCTATGGAGGAAATATCAAAAGCAAGTGAAAATTTGGCAGAACTAGCTCAAAATATGCAGGAAGAAATTTCAAAGTTCAAATTATAA